In a genomic window of Deinococcus radiotolerans:
- a CDS encoding LodA/GoxA family CTQ-dependent oxidase yields the protein MDKELPVPPCFNTPDTETQRLTEMFVQIGQARRTRTNPPPAERAVFRKLHGVAHGVLERHADLPEAWRQGLFAHERLDAWMRFSSDAAPTDPDLGSTLGIGLKLFGVPGQNALGEDGGTADLILQNAPRFFVDTARDMVEFTYAGVVQRDYTAFLAAHPTTNDILNAMMAPRGSVLTSTYWAILPFHLGDELIKYRLTPETAPQDIPDDGPDYLATDLTNRLAQREYRFTLEVQRRSNPDVMPLDAATVEWPESESPFVPAATLIIPRQQIDEPGQAAYGQGLSFNIWRVPPPNRPSEASSIAVVRRGVYAAGAQLRHRANGQPLQDPAEPRPVQAEPVQADDCVVQAVIYPSIGVARVGNSEEFFVGPEVPDPEPLAPGSYRDGQKRLKRQAARFRVYGCNARGEIVRELSGGHDDVEIEWTVQLANTKAAWYGFQLALDIPEANYAPPTTLRNPGVADRATLAITPQPRRLGRGEAGPQRFDDGAFRGVPVYLGEIRQDEQARLTVLGGLGVSSNPDGAAAITFANNEGWHDDVSDGPVTATVRVNGLDVQVTPAWVVVAPPNYGPQRKSVRTMWDLMRDVAIKAGQLSAPGRPSFTADILPIFERMAGLQWVNAGFAAGFGWQGAFDLTSPEAIARLGSDNPAFREQRRVVANSFRDFSRDAQSPVPWPWLYGDAMNIPPAPTPRQNAALSDCQMAMLDAWAEGNFDADHADARPRPTHIDDVPLREQGDTLTRAALDFCLADAFHPGCEMTWPVRSASMYMAPFRFRHAPAGWREPAQSEVLTPDSVTIPNGPLAGQLPGGITRWMAVPWQTDTSSCRSGYTPSYDPYAPSFWPARVPNQVLSLANYEIVMDESRPLDERRKAFANREAWIEPLGADGYTHQINNMIQHFDFLGVVEVRPGPGGEFPEHIEVQDEARLITPEEETYTVSAVSPDVLGGHPTGSAVGVTRRAGRSAADVDLSGIELVNRFPNGLPPQR from the coding sequence ATGGACAAGGAACTGCCCGTCCCGCCCTGCTTCAATACGCCTGATACGGAAACTCAGCGGCTCACGGAGATGTTCGTGCAGATCGGTCAGGCGCGCCGCACCCGCACGAACCCGCCCCCGGCGGAACGCGCGGTGTTCCGCAAACTGCACGGCGTGGCGCACGGCGTCCTGGAGCGCCACGCGGACCTGCCCGAGGCGTGGCGTCAGGGTCTGTTCGCGCACGAGCGGCTGGACGCCTGGATGCGCTTTTCCAGTGACGCCGCCCCCACCGACCCGGACCTGGGCAGCACCCTGGGCATCGGCCTGAAACTGTTCGGCGTGCCCGGCCAGAACGCGCTGGGCGAGGACGGCGGCACGGCGGACCTGATCCTGCAGAACGCCCCGCGCTTCTTCGTGGACACGGCGCGCGACATGGTCGAGTTCACGTACGCGGGCGTGGTGCAGCGCGACTACACGGCGTTCCTGGCGGCGCACCCGACCACGAACGACATCCTGAACGCCATGATGGCCCCGCGTGGGTCGGTACTGACGTCCACGTACTGGGCGATCCTGCCGTTCCACCTGGGCGACGAGCTCATCAAGTACCGCCTGACGCCCGAGACGGCGCCGCAGGACATCCCGGACGACGGCCCGGACTACTTGGCGACCGACCTCACCAACCGGCTGGCGCAGCGGGAGTACCGGTTCACGCTGGAGGTGCAGCGCCGCTCGAACCCGGACGTGATGCCGCTGGACGCCGCCACCGTCGAGTGGCCCGAATCTGAGAGTCCGTTCGTGCCCGCTGCGACCCTGATCATTCCCCGGCAGCAGATTGACGAGCCCGGGCAGGCCGCGTACGGCCAGGGCCTGTCGTTCAACATCTGGCGCGTGCCGCCCCCCAACCGGCCCAGCGAGGCGTCCTCGATCGCGGTGGTCCGGCGGGGCGTGTACGCGGCGGGCGCGCAGCTGCGCCACCGCGCGAACGGGCAGCCGCTTCAGGATCCGGCGGAACCCCGCCCGGTCCAAGCGGAGCCCGTGCAGGCGGATGACTGCGTGGTGCAGGCCGTGATCTACCCCTCGATTGGCGTGGCCCGGGTGGGGAACAGTGAGGAGTTCTTCGTCGGGCCGGAAGTGCCGGACCCGGAACCACTGGCGCCCGGCAGTTACCGCGACGGGCAGAAGCGGCTCAAGCGGCAGGCGGCGCGCTTCCGCGTGTACGGCTGCAACGCGCGTGGGGAGATCGTGCGGGAACTCAGCGGCGGGCATGACGACGTGGAGATCGAGTGGACGGTGCAGCTGGCGAACACGAAGGCCGCCTGGTACGGCTTTCAGCTGGCGCTGGACATTCCAGAGGCGAACTACGCGCCGCCCACCACGCTGCGCAACCCGGGCGTCGCGGACCGCGCCACGCTGGCGATCACGCCGCAGCCGCGCCGCCTGGGCCGCGGTGAGGCGGGTCCGCAGCGCTTCGATGACGGGGCCTTCCGGGGCGTGCCCGTGTACCTGGGCGAGATCCGGCAGGACGAGCAGGCGCGCCTGACCGTGCTGGGCGGCCTGGGCGTATCCAGCAACCCGGACGGCGCCGCTGCGATCACCTTCGCGAACAACGAGGGCTGGCACGACGACGTGTCCGACGGTCCGGTGACCGCCACCGTCCGCGTGAATGGCCTGGACGTGCAGGTGACGCCCGCGTGGGTGGTGGTCGCCCCGCCCAACTACGGCCCGCAGCGCAAGTCGGTGCGGACCATGTGGGACCTGATGCGCGACGTGGCCATCAAGGCGGGCCAGCTGAGCGCCCCGGGGCGCCCGTCGTTCACGGCGGACATCCTGCCCATCTTCGAGCGCATGGCGGGCCTCCAGTGGGTGAATGCCGGGTTCGCCGCCGGGTTCGGCTGGCAGGGCGCCTTCGACCTGACCAGCCCGGAGGCGATCGCGCGGCTGGGCAGTGACAACCCCGCGTTCCGCGAGCAGCGGCGGGTCGTGGCGAACAGCTTCCGGGACTTCTCGCGGGACGCGCAGTCGCCCGTGCCGTGGCCGTGGCTGTACGGGGACGCGATGAACATTCCGCCTGCCCCCACGCCACGGCAGAACGCCGCGCTGAGCGACTGCCAGATGGCGATGCTGGACGCCTGGGCGGAAGGGAACTTCGATGCGGACCACGCGGACGCGCGCCCACGCCCCACCCACATTGACGACGTGCCCCTCCGGGAGCAGGGGGACACCCTGACGCGCGCCGCGCTGGACTTCTGCCTCGCCGACGCGTTCCACCCGGGCTGCGAGATGACGTGGCCGGTCCGCTCGGCGTCCATGTACATGGCCCCGTTCCGCTTCAGGCACGCGCCCGCCGGGTGGCGTGAACCCGCGCAGAGCGAGGTGCTGACGCCGGACTCCGTGACGATCCCGAACGGACCGCTGGCCGGACAGCTGCCGGGCGGCATCACCCGCTGGATGGCCGTGCCGTGGCAGACGGACACCAGCAGCTGCCGGTCCGGGTACACGCCCAGTTACGACCCGTACGCGCCCAGCTTCTGGCCCGCACGCGTCCCGAACCAGGTGCTGTCCCTGGCGAACTACGAGATCGTCATGGACGAGAGCCGACCGCTGGACGAGCGGCGCAAGGCCTTCGCGAACCGCGAGGCGTGGATCGAGCCGCTCGGCGCGGACGGGTACACGCACCAGATCAACAACATGATCCAGCACTTCGACTTCCTGGGCGTCGTGGAGGTCCGCCCCGGCCCCGGCGGTGAATTCCCCGAGCACATCGAGGTGCAGGATGAGGCGCGCCTGATCACGCCCGAGGAGGAAACGTACACGGTCAGCGCCGTCAGTCCGGACGTCCTGGGCGGTCACCCGACCGGCAGTGCCGTGGGCGTCACGCGCCGCGCGGGCCGGTCCGCGGCCGACGTGGACCTGAGCGGCATTGAGCTGGTCAACCGCTTCCCGAACGGCCTGCCCCCGCAGCGGTGA
- a CDS encoding acyl-CoA dehydrogenase family protein, whose product MTATAPILSEAQASVVARAAQAIRDHGPACEAAQDVTPDAAQALSASGYTRLTLPGARGGLDATLTQFAQAQLTLGQAGAGLALILAMHGHVTGAAFHGRTLPEPLLAALAGASERGELLNALASEPELGSPSRGGLPRTRAEPDGTGFESGGWRVTGRKTWSTGSRALTWALVTAATPDGQVGRYLVNLRGPGVRIEPTWVDALALRGSGSHDVVFDGAPARLHAPPAPANPASSAWFWTAVAGTYLGVGFAALDALIAYAHERVPTALGAPIATLPRVQEQVGRISADLLAARELLLHAARTWDAAPGAEAAPLIGAAKAVSTNAAVTATDLAVRTAGGAALTASLPLERLLRDARAGLTHPPGDDSAFTAYGAAVLRPGDR is encoded by the coding sequence ATGACGGCAACCGCTCCGATCCTCAGCGAGGCGCAGGCGAGCGTGGTGGCGCGCGCCGCGCAGGCCATCCGCGACCACGGCCCAGCGTGCGAGGCCGCGCAGGACGTGACGCCGGACGCCGCGCAGGCCCTCTCGGCGAGCGGGTACACGCGCCTGACGCTGCCCGGGGCGCGCGGCGGGCTGGACGCCACGCTGACACAGTTCGCGCAGGCGCAACTGACGCTGGGCCAGGCCGGCGCGGGGCTGGCGCTGATCCTGGCCATGCACGGCCACGTGACCGGCGCGGCCTTCCATGGCCGCACGCTGCCCGAGCCGCTCCTGGCCGCCCTGGCCGGGGCGAGCGAGCGCGGCGAGCTGCTGAACGCCCTGGCGAGCGAGCCGGAACTGGGCAGCCCGTCGCGCGGGGGCCTGCCGCGCACCCGCGCGGAACCGGACGGCACGGGCTTCGAGAGTGGCGGGTGGCGCGTCACGGGCCGCAAAACCTGGAGCACCGGGTCGCGCGCACTGACCTGGGCGCTGGTCACGGCGGCCACGCCCGACGGGCAGGTGGGCCGGTACCTGGTGAACCTGCGCGGGCCGGGCGTGCGGATCGAGCCGACCTGGGTGGACGCGCTGGCTCTGCGCGGCAGCGGCAGTCACGATGTGGTGTTCGACGGTGCCCCCGCGCGGCTGCACGCGCCCCCGGCCCCGGCGAACCCGGCGAGCAGCGCGTGGTTCTGGACGGCCGTAGCGGGCACGTACCTGGGCGTGGGCTTCGCGGCCCTGGACGCCCTGATCGCCTACGCGCACGAGCGCGTCCCCACCGCGCTGGGCGCCCCGATCGCCACGTTGCCGCGCGTGCAGGAGCAGGTGGGCCGCATCAGTGCAGACTTGCTCGCGGCGCGGGAGCTGCTGCTGCACGCCGCGCGCACCTGGGACGCCGCTCCGGGCGCGGAGGCCGCGCCGCTGATCGGCGCGGCCAAAGCCGTGAGCACGAACGCCGCCGTGACCGCCACTGACCTGGCGGTCCGCACAGCGGGCGGGGCAGCCCTGACCGCCAGCCTGCCGCTGGAGCGGTTGCTGCGCGACGCCCGCGCGGGCCTGACCCACCCGCCCGGGGACGACAGTGCCTTCACGGCCTACGGCGCGGCAGTGCTTCGCCCAGGTGACCGCTGA